A single Cnuibacter physcomitrellae DNA region contains:
- a CDS encoding ABC transporter ATP-binding protein — MITARALRVRAGDRTLLGGESSSSSAGVDLDVPTGAVVGIVGPNGSGKSTLLRTLIRAVPLASGEVRVDGEDVSRLRRRDIARRVAFVGQHSDATDPTVTVADEVALGLVQRGPLGRDAADRAVADALIAMGVGEHARSPLVTLSGGERQRVALARAAAQRAPHALLDEPTNHLDIRHRLDTLAMLRRIAPTVVVVLHDLELAARFCDHIVLLDAGAVVASGPPDSVLTPAVLDPVYGVRTTVHREGDTFLFGFDRAEAHLSPTSTPPFERTSP, encoded by the coding sequence GTGATCACCGCACGAGCACTCCGCGTCCGGGCGGGAGATCGGACGCTCCTCGGCGGAGAGTCGTCGTCCTCCTCCGCCGGCGTCGACCTCGATGTCCCGACGGGCGCCGTCGTCGGCATCGTCGGCCCCAACGGCAGCGGGAAGAGCACGCTGCTGAGGACCCTCATCCGCGCCGTACCGCTCGCCTCGGGGGAGGTCCGGGTGGATGGGGAGGACGTGAGCCGTCTCCGGCGCCGCGACATCGCTCGCCGCGTGGCGTTCGTCGGTCAGCACTCGGACGCCACGGACCCGACCGTCACCGTGGCCGACGAGGTCGCGCTCGGGCTGGTGCAGCGCGGACCCCTCGGTCGCGACGCGGCCGATCGCGCCGTGGCCGACGCGCTGATCGCGATGGGCGTGGGCGAGCACGCTCGCTCGCCGCTCGTCACGCTCTCGGGCGGCGAGCGGCAGCGCGTGGCGCTCGCCCGCGCCGCGGCCCAGCGGGCGCCCCACGCGCTCCTGGACGAGCCGACCAACCATCTCGACATCCGCCATCGTCTCGACACCCTCGCGATGCTGCGGAGGATCGCCCCCACCGTCGTCGTCGTGCTCCACGACCTGGAGCTCGCCGCACGGTTCTGCGATCACATCGTGCTGCTCGACGCGGGCGCCGTGGTCGCGTCCGGGCCGCCGGACTCCGTGCTCACCCCGGCGGTGCTCGACCCGGTCTACGGGGTCCGCACGACGGTGCACCGGGAGGGCGACACCTTCCTCTTCGGCTTCGACCGCGCCGAGGCCCACCTCTCCCCGACATCCACCCCTCCCTTCGAAAGGACCTCACCGTGA
- a CDS encoding SDR family NAD(P)-dependent oxidoreductase codes for MSGRLDGKVALVTGAASGIGLATALRFAREGATVFGLDRDGDRLREALGSDARAVIADITDEGSVAAAYSSLLEQTGRLDVVVANAGVQLFGQDSPIDSLDLAVWQRTVDINLTGTFLTVKHAVRSMLTTGGAILITGSPTGLTGEGAGYTAYSTTKAGGFGLMRTVAADYASAGIRVNSVVPGFTSTPLVSTLADDAESRAQIVSRVPLGRAGTPDDVASMMVYLASDEAAFTTGSTYFIDGGMTAL; via the coding sequence GTGAGCGGCCGTCTCGACGGCAAGGTCGCCCTGGTCACGGGAGCGGCCTCCGGCATCGGGCTGGCGACGGCCCTCCGCTTCGCCCGCGAGGGTGCGACCGTCTTCGGGCTCGATCGCGACGGCGACCGTCTCCGCGAGGCCCTCGGGTCGGACGCCCGTGCGGTGATCGCCGACATCACCGACGAGGGGTCGGTGGCGGCCGCCTACTCCTCGCTGCTGGAGCAGACCGGCCGTCTCGACGTCGTCGTCGCCAACGCGGGAGTGCAGCTGTTCGGCCAGGACTCCCCGATCGACTCGCTGGACCTCGCCGTCTGGCAGCGCACGGTCGACATCAACCTCACCGGGACGTTCCTCACGGTCAAGCACGCGGTGAGGAGCATGCTGACGACGGGCGGCGCCATCCTCATCACCGGCAGTCCGACCGGGCTGACCGGGGAGGGCGCCGGCTACACGGCGTACTCGACGACCAAGGCCGGCGGCTTCGGGCTGATGCGCACGGTCGCGGCCGACTACGCCTCGGCCGGCATCCGCGTGAACAGCGTCGTGCCCGGGTTCACCTCGACGCCGTTGGTGTCGACCCTCGCCGACGACGCCGAGTCGCGCGCGCAGATCGTCTCGCGCGTGCCCCTCGGCCGGGCAGGCACGCCCGACGACGTCGCGAGCATGATGGTCTACCTCGCGTCCGATGAGGCCGCCTTCACCACGGGCAGCACCTACTTCATCGACGGCGGCATGACGGCCCTCTGA
- a CDS encoding FecCD family ABC transporter permease, translating to MASPSEVSAVSIARGFRARRRRVALSLVLLACILVAVATAAACIGPVPIAPADVVRVIVAELSGDDPGGPAQTIVWNTRLPRILMAIVAGAMLAAAGAVFQALARNGLADPYLLGINSGASTGAAVVVLVVGSGSALLFSGGALVGAVAAILLVLLLSSTAGTRGPFRIVLAGLAVGYALNAVTSFLIFWSDSPEAARSVLFWLLGSLASVQPIALLAAGAITVLALVALTSAGPLLDALASGDDSARSVGIDPERMRLLLMAATSAAVGVVVAGVGGIGFLGLVVPHLARQLVGSRHRAILPASALLGALLLVCADTVARTALAPQEIPVGVITGVIGAPVLLLLLRGGHGHRSGPAPAGRPHPKTLSLPRESTP from the coding sequence ATGGCCAGCCCGTCCGAGGTCTCAGCGGTGTCGATCGCCCGTGGATTCCGCGCCCGGCGACGCCGCGTCGCACTCTCCCTGGTGCTGCTCGCCTGCATCCTCGTCGCCGTGGCCACCGCGGCCGCCTGCATCGGCCCCGTCCCGATCGCACCGGCCGACGTCGTCAGGGTGATCGTCGCCGAGCTCAGCGGCGACGACCCCGGTGGGCCCGCCCAGACCATCGTCTGGAACACGCGCCTCCCCCGCATCCTGATGGCGATCGTCGCCGGCGCCATGCTCGCCGCCGCGGGCGCGGTGTTCCAGGCGCTCGCGCGGAACGGCCTGGCCGACCCGTACCTGCTCGGGATCAACTCGGGCGCGTCGACGGGCGCCGCCGTCGTGGTCCTCGTCGTCGGCAGCGGCAGCGCCCTGCTCTTCTCGGGGGGTGCGCTCGTCGGCGCCGTCGCGGCGATCCTCCTCGTGCTCCTGCTCTCGAGCACGGCCGGGACGCGCGGACCGTTCCGCATCGTGCTCGCCGGACTCGCCGTCGGCTACGCGCTCAACGCCGTGACCAGCTTCCTGATCTTCTGGTCCGATTCGCCGGAGGCCGCTCGGTCGGTGCTGTTCTGGCTCCTGGGCTCGCTCGCGTCGGTCCAGCCGATCGCCCTCCTCGCGGCCGGGGCGATCACGGTCCTCGCGCTCGTCGCACTCACGAGCGCCGGCCCGCTCCTGGACGCTCTCGCCTCGGGTGACGACTCGGCCCGGTCGGTGGGCATCGACCCCGAGCGGATGCGCCTGCTGCTGATGGCCGCCACGAGCGCCGCCGTCGGGGTCGTCGTCGCCGGGGTCGGGGGGATCGGGTTCCTCGGCCTCGTCGTCCCTCACCTCGCGCGGCAGCTCGTCGGCTCGCGCCACCGGGCGATCCTCCCCGCGTCGGCTCTGCTCGGCGCGCTGCTCCTGGTCTGCGCCGACACCGTGGCGCGCACCGCCCTGGCCCCGCAGGAGATCCCCGTCGGGGTGATCACCGGCGTGATCGGCGCCCCCGTCCTGCTGCTGCTCCTGCGCGGCGGTCACGGTCACCGCTCCGGCCCCGCCCCTGCCGGCCGCCCGCATCCGAAGACCCTGTCCCTCCCGAGAGAAAGCACACCATGA
- a CDS encoding ABC transporter substrate-binding protein, producing MTAQTLRRRSRRHPSAPTAGIAVLLAAATAAVLSGCGTTPGSDSAGAATPDQGFPVTISNCGTELTLDHRSERIVLVNDDSLANLEALGAVDRVVGITAQPAPGLYEQSTYDALARLETMSTEKNSTGGSIVSQESILGAEPDLVISPENAVDRAALAAAGVAVYTPTAYCSDPPSTSGPATFDRVWSELRDYGAILGEAERSDELVGELTETVSAPAASAGTAAAVYVSSGGTVLSPYGAQSMVTPVFEAAGLTNVYADVDQRVFDVNVEDLVSRDPETVVVLYSSGDGPSAVDSFTSAPGTQSLSAVRNGRVVALPFPYTDPPSVLSVRGPAQLKGLLTGLR from the coding sequence ATGACCGCCCAGACCCTCCGACGGCGATCGCGCCGCCACCCCTCCGCGCCGACGGCCGGCATCGCCGTCCTCCTCGCGGCCGCGACCGCGGCCGTCCTCAGCGGATGCGGGACCACCCCCGGCTCGGATTCCGCTGGCGCCGCCACCCCTGACCAGGGCTTCCCGGTGACCATCAGCAACTGCGGGACCGAGCTCACGCTCGACCACCGGTCCGAGCGGATCGTCCTCGTCAACGACGACTCCCTCGCGAACCTCGAGGCGCTGGGGGCCGTCGACCGCGTCGTCGGGATCACCGCGCAACCCGCCCCCGGTCTCTACGAGCAGTCCACGTACGACGCCCTCGCTCGCCTGGAGACGATGTCCACGGAGAAGAACTCCACGGGCGGATCGATCGTGTCCCAGGAGAGCATCCTCGGAGCCGAGCCCGACCTCGTCATCTCACCCGAGAACGCCGTCGACAGGGCCGCCCTCGCCGCAGCCGGTGTCGCTGTGTACACCCCGACCGCCTACTGCTCGGATCCCCCGTCGACGAGCGGCCCGGCCACCTTCGACCGGGTCTGGTCGGAGCTGCGCGACTACGGCGCCATCCTGGGCGAGGCGGAGCGCTCCGACGAGCTCGTCGGCGAGTTGACGGAGACGGTCTCCGCCCCTGCGGCGTCCGCGGGGACCGCGGCGGCCGTCTACGTCTCGTCCGGCGGCACGGTGCTCTCCCCCTACGGCGCACAGAGCATGGTCACCCCGGTGTTCGAGGCGGCCGGCCTGACGAACGTCTACGCCGATGTCGACCAGCGGGTGTTCGACGTCAACGTCGAGGACCTCGTGTCGCGTGATCCCGAGACGGTGGTCGTCCTCTACTCGAGCGGCGACGGCCCGTCCGCCGTCGACTCGTTCACCTCGGCTCCGGGGACGCAGTCCCTCTCCGCGGTCCGGAACGGCAGGGTCGTCGCGCTGCCCTTCCCCTACACCGACCCGCCCTCGGTGCTCAGCGTCCGCGGCCCGGCCCAGCTCAAGGGTCTCCTCACCGGCCTCCGATGA
- a CDS encoding sugar ABC transporter substrate-binding protein codes for MTRFRALTAGAAALAVLTALTACGTTGGTGGSTAAADQDISVDVSTDLSGKRICFGFSGSETEFWAAGIKSISDSLSAANATVIEHNSNEDPNRQLEQVRDCITQGVDGIIVIPEDGSSANTIIKEANDADIPIGIFNRPPATEDGAAIISVADNRDVAAQTVQYLADEATKLGRPVQPLIMVGNLSDQNAVERRNGFYEIVDANPDLFLTPIEVQTNWDAATGQANLQAAMQANPNVDVLFTSSDFLFPQIQAVLEPLGKWKAVGEEGHVIMGGLDGDNRACGLIETGYVDATGVQDLFSEASALLDALGTAIQDGDSKPDQTIVDPGFALTAANFGDRSEDMWGCVITPPAS; via the coding sequence GTGACACGATTCCGCGCACTCACCGCGGGGGCAGCAGCCCTCGCCGTGCTCACCGCACTGACCGCCTGCGGCACCACCGGCGGCACCGGCGGGAGCACCGCCGCCGCCGACCAGGACATCAGCGTCGACGTCAGCACCGACCTGAGCGGCAAGCGCATCTGCTTCGGCTTCTCGGGAAGCGAGACCGAGTTCTGGGCGGCGGGCATCAAGTCGATCAGCGACTCGCTCTCGGCGGCCAACGCCACCGTCATCGAGCACAACTCGAACGAGGACCCCAACCGCCAGCTCGAGCAGGTGCGGGACTGCATCACCCAGGGCGTCGACGGCATCATCGTCATCCCCGAGGACGGATCGAGCGCGAACACGATCATCAAGGAGGCGAACGACGCCGACATCCCGATCGGCATCTTCAACCGCCCGCCCGCCACCGAGGACGGCGCCGCCATCATCTCGGTCGCCGACAACCGCGACGTCGCCGCCCAGACCGTGCAGTACCTCGCGGACGAGGCGACCAAGCTCGGCCGCCCGGTGCAGCCGCTCATCATGGTCGGCAACCTCAGCGACCAGAACGCGGTGGAGCGCCGGAACGGCTTCTACGAGATCGTCGACGCCAACCCCGACCTGTTCCTCACCCCGATCGAGGTGCAGACCAACTGGGATGCGGCGACCGGCCAGGCGAACCTCCAGGCGGCCATGCAGGCCAACCCGAACGTCGACGTCCTCTTCACCTCGAGCGACTTCCTGTTCCCGCAGATCCAGGCCGTGCTCGAGCCGCTCGGCAAGTGGAAGGCGGTCGGCGAGGAGGGGCACGTCATCATGGGCGGCCTCGACGGCGACAACCGCGCCTGCGGTCTGATCGAGACCGGGTACGTCGACGCGACCGGCGTGCAGGACCTCTTCTCCGAGGCCTCCGCGCTGCTCGACGCTCTCGGCACGGCGATCCAGGACGGCGACAGCAAGCCCGACCAGACCATCGTCGACCCCGGCTTCGCGCTCACCGCCGCGAACTTCGGCGACCGCTCCGAGGACATGTGGGGCTGCGTCATCACCCCGCCCGCCAGCTGA
- a CDS encoding ABC transporter permease yields MSQRLRQLALGNVPIILLVVVFIVFSLLDPRFFDLQTLANVARSTAYIGIVAVGMTLVLMTAGIDLSVGSMLYLTAVVVGQVINAAALPVFVVPLLAIGVGVVLGAINGFAISFLRLVPFIVTLAMLTVFRGAGLGLSDSREVNYPDVITQLGSQPILGIPLPVWVFALVVLLAHLLVTRTPFGRQLLATGEDRAAAERAGIPVRRILFTVYVISGALAGLASFVAMTQLRTAAPGFGSGDEFDAIAAAVLGGTSLFGGRGSVFPGTVVGALLIQLIQTGLQFLQVDLYVTPMIQACIILLAVFIDALRTGRLEKLTRRVVMSERTEV; encoded by the coding sequence ATGAGCCAGAGACTCCGCCAGCTCGCGCTGGGGAACGTGCCGATCATCCTGCTCGTCGTGGTGTTCATCGTGTTCTCGCTGCTCGACCCGCGCTTCTTCGACCTGCAGACGCTCGCCAACGTCGCTCGAAGCACCGCCTACATCGGGATCGTCGCGGTCGGCATGACGCTCGTGCTGATGACCGCCGGCATCGACCTCTCGGTGGGATCGATGCTGTACCTGACGGCGGTCGTCGTCGGCCAGGTGATCAACGCGGCCGCCCTCCCGGTGTTCGTCGTGCCGCTCCTGGCGATCGGCGTCGGCGTCGTCCTCGGGGCGATCAACGGGTTCGCCATCTCCTTCCTCCGGCTCGTGCCGTTCATCGTCACCCTCGCGATGCTCACCGTGTTCCGGGGCGCGGGGCTCGGCCTCTCCGACTCCCGTGAGGTCAACTACCCCGACGTGATCACGCAGCTCGGATCGCAGCCGATCCTCGGGATCCCGCTCCCCGTGTGGGTGTTCGCGCTCGTCGTGCTCCTCGCGCACCTCCTGGTGACGCGCACGCCGTTCGGGCGCCAGCTCCTGGCCACGGGCGAGGATCGCGCGGCCGCGGAACGCGCGGGCATCCCGGTGCGACGCATCCTCTTCACCGTCTACGTGATCTCGGGAGCCCTGGCGGGCCTCGCGAGCTTCGTCGCCATGACGCAGCTGCGGACGGCCGCCCCCGGCTTCGGCAGCGGCGACGAGTTCGACGCGATCGCCGCCGCGGTCCTCGGCGGGACGAGCCTCTTCGGCGGACGCGGATCGGTGTTCCCGGGCACGGTCGTGGGCGCCCTCCTCATCCAGCTCATCCAGACGGGCCTGCAGTTCCTCCAGGTGGACCTGTACGTCACGCCCATGATCCAGGCCTGCATCATCCTGCTCGCGGTCTTCATCGACGCCCTCCGCACCGGCCGGCTGGAGAAGCTCACGCGACGTGTGGTCATGTCCGAGCGGACGGAGGTCTAG
- a CDS encoding ABC transporter permease — MSTTTPAATASTTPPSTDPAPPSRRRALLRRLFAGEGFVALLIVVYVIALSPFAQGMLSERNLLNVLSNFWPLAIIVIGQTFVLVLAGIDLAQTAIINLTNTVGALLVARMLEPTLFQGSVLWNSVIGPEGGPLGGGWPGIVLAVLIVVAIGALLGSLNGLAIARLKMPPFMVTLGTMLLFSAVAVWLTRSENVTGLPEEYIAIGQAQVWGALTVPAIIAVVLGLAAHYILSRTPFGGWLYAAGTSRQAAIISGVPYKRVVVTAYALSGVFATVGGLLYSARLEAGRPTLADDLLLDVIGAAVIGGVSLFGGKGSVVGAALGALFFVVLSNSLNLLNLPFTLVFIVKGLVIVAAALLDVVRTRILGATR, encoded by the coding sequence GTGTCGACCACCACACCCGCCGCCACGGCCTCGACGACCCCGCCGTCGACCGATCCGGCACCGCCGTCACGGCGCCGGGCGCTCCTTCGCCGGCTCTTCGCCGGGGAGGGCTTCGTCGCCCTCCTCATCGTCGTCTACGTGATCGCCCTGTCGCCGTTCGCGCAGGGGATGCTCTCCGAGCGCAACCTGCTCAACGTCCTGTCGAACTTCTGGCCGCTCGCGATCATCGTGATCGGGCAGACGTTCGTGCTCGTCCTCGCGGGCATCGATCTGGCTCAGACCGCGATCATCAACCTCACCAACACGGTGGGCGCGCTGCTCGTGGCGAGGATGCTCGAGCCGACGCTGTTCCAGGGCTCCGTGCTCTGGAACAGCGTCATCGGCCCGGAGGGCGGGCCCCTCGGGGGCGGCTGGCCCGGGATCGTGCTCGCGGTGCTCATCGTGGTCGCCATCGGAGCCCTGCTCGGCAGTCTGAACGGTCTGGCCATCGCTCGGCTGAAGATGCCGCCGTTCATGGTGACGCTCGGGACGATGCTGCTCTTCAGCGCCGTGGCCGTCTGGCTCACCCGCAGCGAGAACGTCACGGGCCTGCCCGAGGAGTACATCGCGATCGGCCAGGCCCAGGTGTGGGGCGCCCTCACGGTGCCGGCGATCATCGCCGTGGTCCTCGGACTCGCGGCCCACTACATCCTCAGCCGCACGCCGTTCGGCGGGTGGCTCTACGCCGCCGGCACCAGCCGGCAGGCGGCCATCATCTCGGGCGTGCCGTACAAGCGCGTGGTCGTCACGGCGTACGCGCTCTCGGGCGTGTTCGCCACGGTCGGCGGACTGCTGTACTCCGCGCGCCTGGAAGCCGGGCGTCCGACGCTCGCCGACGACCTCCTGCTCGACGTGATCGGCGCCGCCGTCATCGGCGGGGTGTCGCTCTTCGGCGGCAAGGGCTCGGTGGTCGGAGCGGCGCTCGGAGCGCTGTTCTTCGTCGTGCTGTCCAACAGCCTGAACCTCCTGAACCTGCCGTTCACCCTCGTCTTCATCGTGAAGGGACTGGTCATCGTGGCCGCAGCTCTGCTCGACGTCGTCCGCACCCGCATCCTGGGAGCGACGCGATGA
- a CDS encoding DUF6966 domain-containing protein, translating into METAQEFAETCRVLSQHLAENGRADWAATFERLADRAEEADGPDRVREVASDALALYGGMGSFADLVLLASSSGSREPDERLDRLRSALHRSAVALR; encoded by the coding sequence GTGGAGACGGCGCAGGAGTTCGCGGAGACGTGCCGGGTGCTGTCGCAGCACCTCGCGGAGAACGGGCGCGCGGACTGGGCGGCGACGTTCGAGCGCCTGGCCGACCGCGCCGAGGAGGCGGACGGCCCCGACCGTGTCCGGGAGGTGGCGTCCGACGCGCTCGCGCTCTACGGCGGGATGGGGAGCTTCGCCGACCTCGTGCTCCTGGCGTCGAGCAGCGGCTCCCGCGAGCCCGACGAGCGGCTCGACCGGTTGAGGTCCGCGCTCCACCGGAGCGCCGTGGCCCTGCGCTGA
- a CDS encoding sugar ABC transporter ATP-binding protein, giving the protein MTAGGTAPRLAISGVSHSFFGVPVNKDISLEIAPGEVLGLVGENGAGKSTLMNIVGGVLRPDAGELRVDGERYEPHSPAEARRFGIAHVHQELNLFAPLSVADNMFLTGYPRRFGVFTDKRAARARAAEALGLMDLPFSPSTLVEDLSPGQRQMLEISKAAVGSPKLVILDEPTTSLTSRETARLFELIGTLTAAGTSVIYVSHILEDIKRLSDRIAIMRDGALVDVQPEEDLTVGDVITLMVGRTLDDRFPARSGGPTETPVLEVRDLSAKGVVDGIDLTAHAGEVVGLFGLMGAGRTELARMVYGLDPADRGSVTVDGEDLSRHSTKGRIARGLAFVTEDRRGEGLLMDFPVLTNAALPSLKRWAGNVLGPIKRRVAARDVAEVTSSLRLKSADLDRSPVRSLSGGNQQKVVIAKWLLTKPRVFMLDEPTRGVDVGAQYEVYRTTLELADAGTAVLVISSELPELIGICDRILVMRMGRLVGSFDRGAFDARRILGAAFGESAAEVPPPADPSTDTASADALPDQETAR; this is encoded by the coding sequence ATGACGGCGGGCGGCACGGCTCCGCGGCTCGCGATCTCCGGGGTGTCGCACAGCTTCTTCGGCGTGCCCGTCAACAAGGACATCTCGCTCGAGATCGCGCCGGGCGAGGTGCTGGGCCTCGTGGGCGAGAACGGAGCCGGCAAGAGCACGCTCATGAACATCGTCGGCGGGGTCCTGCGTCCCGACGCGGGAGAGCTGCGGGTCGACGGCGAGCGCTACGAGCCGCACAGCCCGGCCGAGGCGAGGCGGTTCGGCATCGCTCACGTGCATCAGGAGCTCAACCTGTTCGCGCCGCTCTCGGTCGCCGACAACATGTTCCTCACGGGGTACCCGCGCAGGTTCGGCGTGTTCACCGACAAGCGGGCGGCGCGGGCGCGCGCCGCAGAGGCCCTCGGTCTCATGGACCTCCCGTTCTCGCCGTCCACCCTCGTCGAGGACCTCAGCCCCGGCCAGCGGCAGATGCTCGAGATCTCCAAGGCCGCGGTCGGTTCGCCCAAGCTCGTGATCCTCGACGAACCCACCACGTCGCTCACCTCGCGCGAGACGGCTCGCCTGTTCGAGCTGATCGGCACCCTCACCGCGGCGGGCACCTCGGTCATCTACGTCTCGCACATCCTCGAGGACATCAAGCGCCTGTCGGACCGCATCGCGATCATGCGCGACGGAGCCCTCGTGGACGTGCAGCCCGAGGAGGACCTGACGGTCGGCGACGTCATCACCCTGATGGTCGGCCGCACCCTCGACGACCGCTTCCCCGCCCGGTCCGGCGGGCCGACCGAGACGCCCGTCCTGGAGGTCCGCGACCTGTCGGCCAAGGGCGTGGTCGACGGCATCGACCTGACCGCTCACGCGGGCGAGGTCGTCGGCCTCTTCGGCCTGATGGGCGCCGGCCGCACCGAGCTCGCCCGGATGGTCTACGGGCTCGACCCCGCCGACCGCGGGTCGGTGACGGTCGACGGGGAGGACCTCTCACGTCACTCCACCAAGGGCCGGATCGCCCGCGGCCTGGCGTTCGTCACCGAGGACCGGCGCGGCGAGGGCCTGCTGATGGACTTCCCGGTGCTCACCAACGCCGCCCTGCCCTCGCTCAAGCGGTGGGCGGGGAACGTCCTCGGCCCGATCAAGCGCCGGGTGGCCGCCCGGGACGTGGCGGAGGTCACGTCGAGCCTGCGACTGAAGTCCGCGGACCTCGACCGGTCTCCGGTGCGCTCGCTGTCGGGCGGCAACCAGCAGAAGGTGGTGATCGCCAAGTGGCTGCTCACGAAGCCCCGCGTCTTCATGCTCGACGAGCCCACGCGAGGGGTCGACGTCGGAGCACAGTACGAGGTCTACCGCACCACCCTCGAGCTGGCGGATGCCGGCACCGCGGTCCTCGTCATCTCGTCCGAGCTCCCCGAGCTGATCGGCATCTGCGACCGCATCCTCGTCATGCGGATGGGGCGGCTGGTCGGCTCGTTCGATCGCGGCGCGTTCGACGCCCGCCGCATCCTGGGCGCCGCGTTCGGGGAGAGCGCCGCCGAGGTCCCGCCACCCGCTGATCCATCAACCGACACCGCGTCCGCCGACGCGCTGCCCGACCAGGAGACCGCCCGATGA
- a CDS encoding FadR/GntR family transcriptional regulator — protein sequence MGDFGPLTRQPSLSTRVSEELLEAIASGRFRPGERLPSEREMSDRFGVSRTVIREAIRSLYAKGVLEVSEGRGTQIATVSSTRVTEALELYLRGAQSQELLRPEHIAEVRETLETRLVELACERATEEDLEAIAAEHERMATARDPQAAAAHDAEFHRLLARSTHNALFLTLIESINATMKAIRSTSLALEGRLPVALKEHAAVLDAVRARDPEAARLAMRRHLDGSQRFYGDGAEIEP from the coding sequence ATGGGCGACTTCGGACCACTGACGCGCCAGCCGTCGTTGTCGACGCGGGTCTCCGAGGAGCTGCTCGAGGCCATCGCCTCGGGACGCTTCCGTCCGGGGGAGCGCCTGCCGAGCGAACGCGAGATGAGTGACCGCTTCGGCGTCTCCCGCACGGTCATCCGCGAGGCGATCCGATCGCTCTACGCGAAGGGTGTGCTCGAGGTCTCCGAGGGCAGGGGCACCCAGATCGCGACCGTGTCGTCCACGCGGGTCACCGAGGCGCTCGAGCTCTACCTCCGGGGTGCGCAGTCGCAGGAGCTCCTCCGCCCCGAGCACATCGCCGAGGTGCGCGAGACCCTCGAGACCCGGCTGGTCGAGCTGGCATGCGAGCGCGCCACGGAGGAGGACCTCGAGGCCATCGCCGCGGAGCACGAGCGGATGGCGACGGCCCGCGACCCCCAGGCGGCGGCCGCGCACGACGCCGAGTTCCACCGATTGCTCGCGCGCTCGACGCACAACGCCCTGTTCCTCACCCTCATCGAGTCGATCAACGCGACCATGAAGGCGATCCGCTCCACCAGCCTCGCGCTCGAGGGGCGGCTGCCGGTCGCGCTCAAGGAGCACGCCGCCGTCCTCGATGCCGTGCGGGCCCGCGACCCCGAGGCGGCGCGCCTGGCCATGAGGCGGCATCTCGACGGATCGCAGCGCTTCTACGGCGACGGTGCGGAGATCGAGCCGTGA
- a CDS encoding class I SAM-dependent methyltransferase has translation MTDTTLDPSTLARELSKRWDAQQTGYIRHRAERFATIARVVEAVTEDVERPRVLDLAGGTGSLGHAVLAAVPRASLVVADKDPALLAIASDIATADPRIDVADVDLGRPGWDEHPLLAGERFDAIVSSTALHWLQPAQLVDVYWRTADLLAPGGILLNGDHLSYDEHLEPTLRRVAAADDERMQTETFSGSADTWDEWWAAVAAEPRYSRQVARREEVWGDDIRIAPPKVSLEFHLSTLRSAGFTETGTVWRYLDDHVLYGIR, from the coding sequence GTGACCGACACGACCCTCGATCCCTCCACCCTCGCCCGCGAGCTCTCGAAGCGCTGGGACGCGCAGCAGACCGGGTACATCCGACACCGCGCCGAGCGCTTCGCCACCATCGCCCGGGTGGTCGAGGCGGTGACGGAGGACGTCGAGCGGCCCCGTGTCCTCGACCTCGCCGGCGGCACGGGTTCGCTCGGCCACGCGGTGCTGGCGGCGGTCCCCCGGGCCTCGCTCGTGGTGGCCGACAAGGATCCGGCCCTGCTGGCGATCGCCTCGGACATCGCTACGGCGGATCCCCGTATCGACGTCGCCGACGTCGACCTCGGACGTCCCGGCTGGGACGAGCACCCGCTCCTGGCCGGAGAGCGCTTCGACGCCATCGTCAGCTCCACCGCCCTGCACTGGCTGCAGCCCGCCCAGCTGGTCGACGTGTACTGGCGGACAGCCGACCTGCTCGCGCCCGGCGGGATCCTGCTCAACGGCGACCACCTGTCCTACGACGAGCACCTCGAGCCGACCCTCCGGCGTGTGGCCGCGGCCGACGACGAGCGGATGCAGACGGAGACCTTCTCCGGGAGCGCCGACACCTGGGATGAGTGGTGGGCCGCCGTCGCCGCCGAGCCGCGCTACAGCCGCCAGGTGGCCCGACGCGAGGAGGTGTGGGGCGACGACATCCGCATCGCCCCGCCGAAGGTGTCGCTGGAGTTCCACCTCTCGACCCTCCGCAGCGCGGGGTTCACCGAGACCGGCACCGTCTGGCGATACCTCGACGACCACGTGCTCTACGGGATCCGCTGA